The proteins below come from a single Treponema phagedenis genomic window:
- a CDS encoding leucine-rich repeat domain-containing protein, translated as MMKNSSIVKKGLMQIHKSLLVAVLAVAALGILGGLTACHEQPITPSGGSSGLTPSTPSKITVTVQGDANVKDVPFTLTATGKKWADIKTDAKAKITFNEGYELAEWKLGNASGSKIEDSHVFNENTTVFAVSKEKGHSAPSEVERFTATEGDSNVQLSWTNPSDADLKEVVISASPAAGSLATAQTIAAEKGKPGSYEVTGLTNGTEYIFTVKTKDKAGNISSGVIAKTTPAPILLNNFITDGNGKITGYNGEPPAILEIPEKIDGKPVVGISKDAFTEKTSIQKVIFPKSLKTIETGTWNSNSKKFEGAFSDCTNLTELNFSKCTELTSIGDFAFSGCSGIETLTLPDSLTSIGSKAFSACSGITAVKFPANLKTIGGYAFYGCTQAIITLPTSITSIGGHAFGVLDGNPSETRCKEVQVPKNAKVPGSNPEITIKELVKKVYEADADHKIVEYDIPTP; from the coding sequence ATGATGAAAAACTCATCAATCGTAAAAAAAGGACTTATGCAGATACACAAGTCCTTATTGGTTGCCGTATTGGCAGTTGCGGCATTGGGTATTCTCGGAGGGCTTACCGCTTGTCACGAACAGCCGATTACTCCCTCCGGCGGAAGCAGTGGTTTGACGCCATCTACGCCGTCTAAAATTACCGTAACGGTACAAGGCGATGCGAATGTTAAAGACGTTCCGTTTACACTGACGGCAACGGGTAAAAAGTGGGCTGACATAAAAACGGATGCCAAAGCTAAAATAACGTTTAACGAAGGCTACGAGCTTGCCGAATGGAAGCTGGGCAATGCAAGCGGAAGTAAAATAGAAGACAGTCATGTATTTAACGAAAATACCACAGTCTTCGCCGTTTCAAAGGAAAAAGGCCACAGCGCGCCGAGCGAAGTAGAAAGATTTACGGCAACTGAGGGAGACAGCAACGTTCAACTGAGCTGGACAAATCCGAGTGATGCAGACCTCAAAGAGGTGGTAATCAGTGCGAGCCCCGCAGCAGGCAGTCTTGCAACTGCACAAACCATCGCTGCGGAAAAAGGTAAGCCCGGCAGCTATGAGGTTACCGGTTTAACTAACGGCACCGAATATATCTTCACGGTAAAAACAAAGGATAAGGCGGGGAACATAAGTTCCGGCGTAATCGCGAAAACAACGCCTGCACCGATACTGTTAAACAATTTCATTACCGACGGCAACGGTAAAATTACCGGTTACAACGGAGAGCCGCCTGCAATACTGGAAATACCCGAAAAAATAGACGGAAAACCGGTTGTAGGTATTAGCAAGGACGCATTTACAGAAAAAACAAGCATACAAAAAGTTATCTTCCCCAAAAGCCTTAAAACAATTGAAACCGGAACATGGAACTCCAATTCCAAAAAATTCGAAGGAGCCTTTTCGGATTGTACCAACCTTACCGAACTTAACTTTTCCAAATGTACTGAACTTACCTCCATCGGGGATTTTGCTTTTTCCGGCTGCAGCGGTATAGAAACACTTACGCTGCCTGATTCGCTTACCTCCATCGGGAGTAAGGCTTTTTCCGCCTGCAGCGGTATAACAGCAGTTAAATTTCCTGCAAATCTTAAAACCATCGGGGGGTACGCTTTTTACGGCTGCACGCAGGCAATTATCACATTACCTACAAGCATTACAAGCATAGGGGGGCATGCTTTTGGAGTCCTAGACGGAAATCCTAGTGAAACTCGCTGCAAAGAAGTGCAGGTGCCGAAAAATGCTAAAGTGCCGGGCTCCAATCCGGAAATAACAATAAAGGAGCTGGTAAAAAAGGTGTATGAAGCAGATGCCGATCACAAAATTGTTGAATACGACATCCCTACACCATAA
- a CDS encoding Txe/YoeB family addiction module toxin, translating to MGKSEALKGNLNGFWSRRIDEKHRIVYREKDGSIIIASCKGHYEDS from the coding sequence ATTGGCAAATCCGAAGCTTTAAAAGGGAATTTAAACGGATTTTGGAGCCGCCGCATTGATGAAAAACACAGAATTGTTTATAGAGAAAAAGACGGATCCATAATCATTGCCTCATGTAAGGGACATTATGAAGACTCCTAA
- a CDS encoding HDOD domain-containing protein, whose product MQEMKKIVVDSAKIDKAIGLGIPIAITTDTLPKEIEAYISEVITVFLSKIYQSQIKEYVIYILKELTTNAKKANTKRVYFKEKDLNIFSPEDYEIGMQTFKKDTLENIDYYLDLQKDSGLYIKVSIQLKNNSIIIDVANNAAMAPAEFKRVFDKKVKARQYTDIDEAFMQVIDDTEGAGLGLIIMILMLKKMGLSEDSYDLITQKDMTISRVIIPRDIEIQQQVKKLTKTIVNFIDEVPQFPSKLMEIQRAINNPDVTMSEIADLISGDVALTTDLLKQVNSAAFGLNKECMNIAEAVKLLGLRGIQNLLYSIGVIQTLHTATDEQKELWDHAYQTAFFSYNLSKLTGKRSLMEDAYVCGLLHDLGKIVFSSIYPDTLVKLDNFKAQKNIPDVAFDIVMSGMEHSEIGAALAQKWNLPLPIINTIRYHHNVEASPPEYTTLVATVALADMMAYFLQDSISLEQIPKNILSICKITSIDDFVKLAEMFNRRFHKEKEA is encoded by the coding sequence ATGCAGGAAATGAAAAAGATAGTTGTGGATTCCGCTAAAATCGACAAGGCAATAGGGCTCGGTATTCCGATTGCGATTACAACGGATACGCTTCCGAAAGAGATAGAAGCGTATATAAGCGAAGTTATTACCGTTTTTCTAAGTAAAATATATCAATCACAAATAAAAGAATATGTTATCTATATATTAAAAGAACTTACCACAAATGCAAAAAAAGCAAATACTAAAAGAGTGTACTTTAAAGAAAAGGATCTTAATATTTTTTCTCCTGAAGATTATGAGATCGGGATGCAAACCTTTAAAAAGGATACGCTTGAAAATATAGATTATTATTTAGATCTTCAAAAAGACTCAGGGCTTTATATTAAGGTTTCCATTCAATTAAAAAATAATTCAATTATTATTGATGTGGCGAATAATGCCGCAATGGCGCCTGCGGAATTTAAAAGAGTTTTTGATAAGAAGGTGAAGGCGCGACAATATACCGATATCGATGAAGCTTTTATGCAGGTTATTGATGATACGGAAGGTGCGGGGCTTGGGCTTATCATCATGATTTTAATGTTAAAAAAAATGGGCTTGAGCGAAGATTCCTATGATCTTATTACGCAAAAAGATATGACTATTTCCCGGGTCATTATTCCGCGCGATATAGAAATTCAGCAACAAGTAAAGAAATTGACAAAAACAATTGTCAATTTTATTGATGAAGTTCCACAGTTTCCAAGCAAGCTTATGGAAATTCAACGGGCGATAAATAATCCCGATGTAACAATGTCTGAGATTGCCGATCTTATCAGCGGTGATGTTGCTTTGACAACGGATTTATTAAAGCAGGTGAACTCTGCTGCTTTCGGATTAAATAAAGAATGTATGAATATCGCTGAAGCGGTTAAATTGTTGGGTTTGCGGGGTATTCAGAATTTATTGTACTCTATCGGAGTTATTCAAACGCTTCATACCGCAACAGATGAACAGAAAGAACTCTGGGATCATGCGTATCAAACCGCCTTTTTCTCGTATAATTTGTCAAAGTTGACCGGAAAAAGGTCTCTTATGGAAGATGCGTATGTATGCGGACTCTTACATGATTTAGGAAAAATTGTATTCAGCTCTATATATCCGGACACTCTTGTAAAGTTGGATAATTTTAAAGCACAAAAAAATATTCCGGATGTGGCTTTCGATATTGTTATGTCAGGTATGGAGCATTCAGAAATCGGGGCTGCCCTTGCGCAAAAATGGAATTTACCGTTACCGATTATTAATACAATTAGATATCATCATAATGTTGAGGCAAGTCCTCCGGAGTATACTACGCTGGTAGCAACTGTAGCCTTGGCAGATATGATGGCGTATTTTTTACAAGACAGCATCAGCTTAGAGCAAATTCCTAAGAATATTTTATCAATATGTAAGATAACCTCGATAGACGATTTTGTAAAACTTGCTGAAATGTTTAATAGACGGTTTCATAAAGAAAAAGAAGCTTAA
- the yajC gene encoding preprotein translocase subunit YajC produces the protein MNFIPLLQAAQGGSWIMMVSLGAVIAIFYFFVIGPQKKEQKKTQEMINALQKGDKVITIGGIHGVVSSAKDKTVIIKVDDNCKLEVNRTAIGTVIADEKRLKEMKDAEQAAPKFSLFGKKKAEPKAEEPKEEPKCPDFR, from the coding sequence ATGAATTTTATTCCTTTATTACAAGCGGCTCAGGGCGGCTCATGGATTATGATGGTTTCTCTCGGGGCTGTTATTGCTATTTTTTATTTTTTTGTTATCGGCCCGCAAAAGAAAGAGCAGAAAAAAACTCAGGAAATGATTAATGCGCTTCAAAAAGGCGATAAGGTTATTACAATCGGGGGTATACACGGCGTTGTTTCATCTGCAAAAGATAAAACGGTAATTATCAAGGTTGATGATAATTGTAAGCTTGAAGTGAACCGTACGGCTATCGGTACTGTGATAGCTGATGAGAAAAGATTAAAAGAAATGAAGGATGCTGAACAGGCGGCTCCTAAATTCAGTTTGTTCGGAAAGAAAAAAGCGGAACCCAAAGCGGAGGAACCTAAAGAAGAACCAAAATGTCCCGACTTTAGATAG
- the secD gene encoding protein translocase subunit SecD has translation MKKRTRFIIILAILGLCFVFLHPTLKWYFWTDKAEKALALGSREKIKDYAVNMAAKDVKDLIALAKQGSEDDLSARYAPLIKEAKKNLKLLGKKSPSKWTAVAIVSAFPVKSEKDLPPLIEPIIEKYYRDRILAIKENQANAVKLGLDLSGGMSIIIKADLTAVTKGLSIAEVGQAKKDAMKLAIDTISGRIDKFGLSEPVIRQQGEDRIYVEIPGAADTDRINSIIMGRGLLAFHIVDDEATQKFFDYYTANPGSTFDADYNLLDPSIIPENTEVLGVYHKDAYGLDTRDGFLAIKKEPALAGKHIKNVTVGAGRTNEPLVLFELDTEGGNIFSDVTTKNVGKRLAIVSDQKIKSAPNIKEPITGGSGSISGFNADEANNLKTVLRTAWLNVPLQLENQQVIGANMGEEGINQGKRALTWGLVAVLAFMLLWYLEAGINACIVQVLDLYIMFSVLSAFNLTLTLPSIAGMILTIGMAVDANVIIFERIKEELAIGKSREASIAAGFNHAFWAIMDSNITTFIAALFLSVLGTGPIKGFAYSLAIGVVSSVFTALFVSRLIFDFGTEILHKQKIRISWRQLA, from the coding sequence ATGAAGAAGAGAACAAGATTCATTATTATTCTGGCAATTTTAGGCTTGTGTTTTGTATTTTTGCATCCTACCTTAAAGTGGTATTTTTGGACGGATAAGGCGGAAAAAGCACTCGCACTTGGTTCCAGAGAAAAGATTAAAGATTATGCGGTGAATATGGCCGCAAAAGATGTAAAAGATTTAATTGCATTGGCAAAACAAGGTTCCGAAGATGACTTGTCTGCGCGCTATGCGCCGCTCATAAAAGAAGCGAAGAAAAATCTGAAATTACTTGGGAAAAAGTCCCCTTCCAAGTGGACTGCGGTTGCGATTGTTTCAGCTTTTCCGGTTAAGTCTGAGAAAGATTTGCCGCCTCTTATTGAACCTATTATCGAAAAATACTATCGAGACAGAATCCTTGCGATTAAAGAAAATCAGGCAAATGCGGTAAAACTCGGTTTGGATTTATCGGGCGGTATGAGTATTATCATCAAAGCGGATCTTACTGCCGTCACAAAAGGTTTGAGTATTGCGGAAGTAGGGCAGGCAAAAAAAGATGCAATGAAACTTGCAATAGATACGATATCCGGTCGTATTGATAAATTCGGGTTGTCCGAGCCTGTTATTCGTCAACAGGGAGAAGACAGAATTTATGTTGAGATTCCGGGCGCGGCGGATACTGATCGTATCAACTCAATTATCATGGGACGGGGCTTGCTTGCTTTTCATATTGTCGATGATGAGGCAACTCAGAAATTCTTTGATTATTATACCGCGAATCCCGGTAGCACGTTTGATGCGGATTATAACCTTCTTGATCCTTCTATTATTCCGGAGAATACGGAAGTGCTTGGAGTGTATCATAAAGATGCGTACGGACTTGATACTCGAGACGGTTTTTTGGCGATTAAAAAAGAGCCTGCACTTGCGGGAAAGCATATTAAAAATGTTACGGTCGGAGCAGGCCGAACAAATGAGCCGTTAGTGCTTTTTGAACTGGATACCGAAGGCGGGAATATTTTTTCAGATGTGACTACAAAAAATGTAGGAAAACGGCTCGCCATTGTTTCAGACCAAAAAATAAAATCAGCACCGAATATAAAAGAGCCGATAACTGGCGGAAGCGGGAGCATTAGCGGGTTTAACGCGGATGAAGCAAACAACTTAAAAACAGTATTGCGTACCGCTTGGCTGAATGTGCCTTTGCAGCTTGAAAACCAGCAGGTGATCGGTGCAAATATGGGCGAAGAAGGTATTAATCAGGGAAAGCGGGCTTTAACATGGGGCTTGGTTGCCGTTTTGGCATTTATGCTTTTATGGTATCTTGAGGCGGGGATTAATGCTTGTATTGTGCAAGTGTTGGACCTGTATATCATGTTTAGTGTTCTTTCCGCATTCAATCTTACTTTGACTTTGCCAAGTATTGCCGGTATGATTTTGACTATCGGTATGGCGGTAGATGCGAATGTTATTATTTTTGAAAGAATTAAAGAAGAGCTTGCAATCGGTAAAAGCAGAGAAGCTTCTATTGCTGCTGGCTTTAATCATGCTTTCTGGGCAATTATGGACTCTAACATCACGACCTTTATTGCAGCTCTTTTCCTTTCAGTATTAGGTACAGGACCGATTAAGGGTTTTGCATATAGTTTGGCAATCGGTGTTGTGTCTTCTGTTTTTACGGCGCTGTTTGTTTCCCGCTTGATTTTTGACTTCGGCACGGAAATTCTGCATAAACAAAAAATTCGTATCAGTTGGAGGCAACTAGCATAA
- the secF gene encoding protein translocase subunit SecF: MKKVIQFSKLFLPLVIFSVVVILSGIIRWATAGINFGIDFQAGFIEKVKIAPPALSIIYNGAKTMTFSQDAKQIDIVSTSVDSENKTHRFPYTEYTTVKAFADAVNKIEGFSVELKAPADTPLQEVFADSQASRLSPAAVLLHYVPSGMAVKDADEIRHALASVPSASVQQVGLPTDHTFQIRLADDGTHENAGEELRQMINSALGKAYGEDNIAVLSTDFVGSRFSNSLARQAFLLVMGALVLIFLYAAIRFQWRFAFGAILALIHDALIMITFIVWTQMEFNSTTIAAILTIIGYSINDTVVVFDRIRENIRINPKITTVDILNLSQTEVLSRTIVTTITTMLAVLMLYIFTSGSMRDFSAALLVGMLSGVYSTVFITSAFIAFTGKNQRGEEILKTQKSSGASGTVI, translated from the coding sequence ATGAAAAAGGTAATACAATTCAGCAAACTTTTTCTTCCTCTTGTTATTTTTAGTGTTGTCGTTATTCTTTCGGGTATTATACGATGGGCAACAGCGGGGATTAATTTCGGTATTGACTTTCAGGCAGGTTTTATTGAAAAAGTAAAAATAGCGCCGCCGGCTCTTTCTATCATCTATAACGGAGCGAAAACAATGACTTTCTCGCAAGACGCAAAACAGATTGACATTGTTTCCACTTCCGTAGACTCTGAGAATAAAACACATCGTTTTCCCTATACAGAGTATACTACCGTTAAAGCTTTTGCAGATGCGGTAAATAAGATTGAAGGTTTTTCAGTTGAGTTGAAGGCTCCGGCTGATACACCATTGCAGGAAGTTTTTGCGGACTCACAAGCTTCTCGGCTATCGCCGGCTGCTGTTCTATTGCATTACGTGCCTTCGGGAATGGCTGTTAAGGATGCCGATGAAATCAGACACGCTTTGGCATCGGTGCCGTCTGCTTCGGTGCAGCAAGTTGGACTTCCGACAGATCACACCTTTCAAATACGTTTAGCCGATGACGGCACGCATGAGAATGCGGGAGAAGAGTTGCGGCAAATGATAAACTCCGCTCTTGGGAAAGCCTATGGCGAGGATAATATTGCGGTATTAAGCACGGATTTTGTCGGCTCGAGATTTTCAAATTCTCTTGCGCGTCAAGCGTTTTTATTGGTTATGGGAGCCCTCGTGCTGATCTTTTTGTATGCGGCAATACGTTTCCAATGGAGATTCGCTTTTGGTGCAATTCTTGCGTTAATACATGATGCGCTTATTATGATTACCTTTATTGTATGGACGCAAATGGAATTTAATTCTACAACTATTGCGGCAATTCTTACTATCATCGGGTACTCAATTAACGATACGGTTGTTGTGTTTGATAGAATTAGAGAGAATATTCGAATCAATCCTAAAATTACTACGGTGGATATTTTAAACCTTTCGCAAACAGAGGTTTTATCTCGTACTATTGTTACAACCATTACCACTATGCTTGCAGTGTTGATGCTGTATATTTTCACTTCGGGGAGTATGAGAGATTTTTCTGCAGCTTTGTTGGTAGGTATGCTTAGCGGTGTATATTCAACTGTTTTTATTACAAGTGCGTTTATAGCTTTTACCGGCAAAAATCAGCGTGGTGAAGAGATTTTAAAAACACAGAAAAGTTCAGGTGCGTCCGGAACTGTCATATAA
- a CDS encoding DUF3276 family protein, with protein MGIRGELFTTEVSAENRTYFFNVKENRLGDVFLQIVESKNTDGAGFDRHAIVIFEDEMQNFLQGFEQTLGFIEKNRKERLKTKQQRRSKEKPISSKKVVKRDSSAAATQKRQKTVKAIKKEKD; from the coding sequence ATGGGAATACGCGGAGAGCTTTTTACTACCGAAGTGTCAGCAGAAAATAGAACTTATTTTTTCAATGTAAAGGAAAATAGGCTCGGAGATGTTTTTTTACAAATTGTAGAAAGCAAAAATACTGACGGGGCAGGTTTTGACAGGCACGCAATCGTTATTTTTGAAGATGAAATGCAGAATTTTCTGCAAGGGTTTGAACAAACGCTTGGATTTATCGAAAAAAACAGAAAAGAGCGCCTTAAAACAAAACAACAGCGACGTTCAAAAGAAAAACCGATCTCATCAAAGAAAGTTGTAAAAAGAGATTCTTCAGCGGCAGCCACTCAAAAAAGACAAAAGACGGTAAAAGCAATTAAAAAAGAAAAGGATTAA
- a CDS encoding phosphoglucomutase: MEILQIKQLVSEDVFQKQLEKAFSELILSASGWRKVFAQSGNEEDSTESITAADAIITVHAAMSFAQFLRQHEPAAKHLVVGRDSRPTGKIIAALFVAVLLAEGFEVVHIGIAAAPEIMSYARTKDAFVYVSASHNPIGHNGLKFGLNTGGVLAAEQSAVMIQTFKQACAANNAVQTARNILQKIDEKKLQAVFSHTEQVKQESLAEYTAFSKEVIAGSADKNIQNDFFHLCKRAAKDADRAGQPFALLADFNGSARAASIDRSFFEAIGIELFSIAEKAGDIRHRIVPEGESLIPCAEQLEKYIKTGSSAAEKHIILGYMPDCDGDRGNIVYFDQEAQKVVIPEAQSVFALCVMAELAHIRLTEDAANASPAKLAIAVNGPTSLRIDEIAAVFHVEVFRAEVGEANAVNLARNLREKGYTVRILGEGSNGGNITHPAAVRDPINTIFAILKLLLLRGDEGKKGLFEFWCSCAGKQYKQDFALADIFASLPEYSTTPANEQRALLKIKTDDHGLLKKRYQKLFEQYWKEKKEDFKTTFGIDSYRAIITNGTIEKKDVSDFSLSGKGGLKIQFYNEKKEPIAFIWMRGSGTEPVFRILADVKGENRETEAELLKLQADLVLQADQTG; the protein is encoded by the coding sequence ATGGAAATTTTACAAATAAAGCAACTTGTTTCTGAAGATGTTTTCCAAAAACAGCTTGAAAAAGCATTTTCCGAGCTTATTTTATCCGCATCGGGATGGCGTAAAGTATTTGCACAATCCGGAAACGAAGAAGATTCAACAGAAAGTATTACTGCAGCTGATGCCATTATCACGGTACATGCGGCAATGAGTTTTGCGCAGTTTCTTCGTCAGCATGAGCCTGCCGCAAAACATCTGGTAGTCGGTAGGGATTCTCGCCCGACAGGAAAAATTATTGCCGCTCTTTTTGTTGCAGTATTACTCGCAGAAGGCTTTGAGGTTGTTCACATAGGAATTGCCGCAGCTCCCGAGATTATGAGCTATGCAAGAACAAAGGACGCATTTGTATATGTTTCGGCAAGCCACAACCCGATCGGACACAACGGCTTAAAATTCGGTTTAAATACCGGCGGGGTACTCGCCGCAGAACAAAGCGCGGTTATGATACAAACATTTAAACAAGCCTGTGCTGCAAATAATGCAGTACAAACCGCGCGAAATATCTTGCAAAAAATAGATGAAAAAAAACTGCAAGCAGTTTTTAGTCATACCGAACAGGTGAAACAAGAAAGTTTAGCCGAGTATACCGCTTTTTCAAAAGAGGTTATCGCAGGCTCGGCTGACAAAAATATTCAAAATGATTTTTTTCACCTTTGTAAAAGAGCGGCAAAAGATGCAGACCGCGCAGGGCAGCCTTTTGCCTTGCTGGCGGATTTTAACGGCAGCGCGCGGGCAGCCTCAATTGATCGCAGTTTTTTTGAAGCAATCGGCATTGAATTATTCAGTATCGCTGAAAAAGCAGGCGATATTCGGCATAGAATTGTCCCTGAAGGAGAAAGTCTTATTCCCTGTGCTGAACAGCTGGAAAAATACATAAAAACCGGCAGCTCTGCCGCTGAAAAACATATTATTCTCGGTTATATGCCTGATTGCGACGGTGATAGGGGAAACATCGTGTACTTTGACCAAGAAGCTCAAAAGGTGGTTATCCCCGAGGCGCAATCTGTTTTCGCTCTTTGTGTAATGGCGGAGCTTGCGCATATTCGCTTGACTGAAGACGCAGCAAATGCAAGTCCGGCAAAACTTGCCATTGCGGTTAACGGCCCAACCTCCTTACGAATTGACGAAATTGCCGCTGTTTTTCATGTCGAAGTATTTCGTGCCGAGGTTGGAGAAGCAAATGCGGTAAACCTTGCTCGAAATCTCAGAGAAAAGGGCTATACGGTACGTATTCTCGGTGAAGGATCAAACGGCGGCAATATTACGCATCCTGCCGCAGTGCGCGATCCGATTAATACCATTTTTGCAATTCTAAAACTTCTTTTGTTACGTGGAGATGAAGGTAAAAAAGGACTGTTTGAGTTCTGGTGTTCCTGTGCCGGCAAGCAATATAAACAGGATTTTGCCCTTGCCGATATTTTTGCAAGTTTACCGGAATACAGCACAACTCCTGCAAATGAGCAACGCGCCTTATTAAAAATCAAAACAGATGATCACGGGTTGCTAAAAAAAAGATACCAAAAATTATTTGAACAGTACTGGAAAGAAAAAAAAGAGGATTTTAAAACAACCTTCGGCATTGATTCCTACCGCGCTATAATTACAAACGGAACAATAGAAAAAAAGGATGTAAGCGATTTCAGCCTTTCGGGAAAAGGCGGTTTAAAGATTCAATTTTATAACGAAAAAAAAGAGCCTATTGCCTTTATTTGGATGCGCGGATCGGGAACTGAACCTGTTTTTAGAATACTCGCAGATGTAAAGGGAGAAAATAGGGAAACAGAAGCGGAGTTGCTTAAATTGCAAGCGGATTTGGTACTGCAAGCAGATCAAACCGGCTGA
- the ptsP gene encoding phosphoenolpyruvate--protein phosphotransferase encodes MVKLTGLSTSGGIGIGVVFCPEEKNQISIPYYKITKEDVPAQVDKLKKALTQAQKDTFALLEKLKAKKPDSFEYEILNTHYMMLSDENFISTVIEEASTKEINIESALQNKLKETISFLTESEDPYLQARAVDIKDAFSSVFEYLILSGKNLASPFDNIPQNAIIVAKLIKPSDAIRIKNAHVAGIVMEEGGATGHIAILARSWGIPMIVGVDQCTEKASGKTTAIIDAGEGLVIFDPSKELLAEYTKQKENMKADQPVFQNNTGLYETTSKDGVTFHIEANIALAEEVSQPAMQFADGIGLFRSEFLILDNGNIPSEESQYQTYQFLLKQLKEKPVIIRTFDIGADKTIDGQAALAEKNLLLGLRGIRYCLEQREVFKVQLRALLRAGVAGNLFILLPMISSVSEIIEVRNIISAIESEFNQQNIPYKKNIPVGIMVEVPSVAVAIDLYAPHVDFMSIGTNDLVQYTLAADRENAKVQNLADYFHPSVLYLIENVIQAEKNIRYSKGFVSMCGDMASHEEAVFLLAGMGLRNFSMPIGQIPAIKTLLSKISVAEAEKVYQACKTVNTPQGVRAIIARDLCRRDCVC; translated from the coding sequence ATGGTGAAGTTAACAGGTCTTTCAACTTCGGGGGGAATAGGCATTGGAGTGGTTTTTTGTCCTGAAGAAAAGAATCAAATTAGTATTCCTTATTATAAAATTACAAAAGAAGATGTTCCTGCCCAAGTGGATAAGCTAAAGAAGGCTCTTACTCAAGCGCAAAAAGATACTTTTGCTTTATTAGAAAAACTGAAAGCCAAAAAGCCGGACTCTTTTGAATACGAAATTCTTAATACCCATTATATGATGCTTTCAGATGAGAATTTTATTTCAACAGTAATAGAAGAAGCCTCTACAAAAGAAATAAATATTGAATCGGCTTTGCAAAACAAGCTTAAAGAAACAATTAGTTTTTTAACTGAGTCCGAGGATCCTTATTTACAGGCACGAGCGGTTGATATTAAAGATGCTTTCAGTTCTGTTTTTGAGTATCTTATTTTATCGGGGAAAAACCTTGCTTCACCTTTTGACAATATCCCGCAAAATGCAATTATTGTTGCAAAGCTCATAAAACCCTCAGATGCGATCAGAATAAAAAATGCGCATGTTGCCGGTATTGTTATGGAAGAGGGTGGGGCTACCGGGCACATTGCCATTCTTGCACGATCATGGGGAATCCCGATGATTGTCGGAGTGGATCAGTGCACGGAGAAAGCGAGCGGAAAAACAACCGCTATTATTGATGCCGGCGAAGGACTGGTTATTTTTGATCCTTCAAAAGAATTGTTGGCGGAATATACCAAACAAAAAGAAAACATGAAAGCAGATCAGCCCGTTTTCCAAAACAATACGGGTCTCTATGAAACAACTTCAAAAGACGGAGTTACTTTTCATATTGAAGCAAATATTGCCTTGGCTGAAGAAGTGTCGCAGCCGGCAATGCAGTTTGCTGACGGCATCGGTTTGTTTCGCTCCGAATTCCTTATTTTAGATAACGGGAACATTCCTTCGGAAGAAAGCCAATACCAAACCTATCAGTTTTTACTGAAACAATTAAAAGAAAAACCTGTAATTATTAGAACCTTTGACATCGGTGCGGATAAAACAATTGACGGTCAAGCTGCTCTTGCCGAAAAAAATCTCTTGCTTGGCTTGCGCGGTATACGCTACTGCCTTGAACAACGGGAAGTTTTTAAAGTTCAGCTGCGCGCCTTGTTACGGGCAGGCGTTGCGGGAAATCTTTTTATTTTACTTCCCATGATTTCCTCGGTTTCTGAAATTATTGAGGTAAGAAATATTATCAGCGCTATAGAGTCTGAATTTAATCAGCAAAACATTCCATACAAAAAAAACATTCCGGTAGGTATCATGGTAGAGGTACCTTCAGTTGCCGTCGCAATTGACCTCTATGCGCCGCATGTGGATTTTATGTCAATCGGTACGAATGATTTAGTGCAGTATACTTTAGCAGCGGATAGAGAAAATGCTAAGGTTCAAAATCTTGCAGACTATTTTCATCCGTCAGTGCTATACCTGATTGAAAATGTTATTCAAGCGGAAAAAAATATTCGATATAGCAAAGGGTTTGTTTCGATGTGCGGAGATATGGCTTCGCATGAAGAAGCGGTGTTTTTGCTTGCGGGAATGGGATTAAGGAATTTTAGCATGCCAATCGGGCAAATCCCCGCAATTAAAACTTTGCTTTCAAAAATCTCTGTTGCAGAGGCGGAAAAAGTATATCAGGCGTGCAAAACGGTGAATACCCCGCAAGGTGTTCGTGCGATTATTGCCAGAGATTTATGCAGGAGGGACTGTGTCTGTTAA